The window CACCGCAACACTTTCGAGCGGCGTCGTGCCGTCCTTGAGAACCACTTGTTCGGCACCTGTGGTCGTGTCGTACACGCGGGTGGTCCCGTCCTTGCCAGCGGTCACGACCCTCTTGCCGTCCGGCGCGAACGCGACGGCCGTGACCCAGTCGGCGTGCCCGCGGAGGGTGTGGATTCTGGTTCCCTGGTCCACGTCCCACAGGCACGTGGTCCGGTCCAGTGACGCCGTCGCGACGAGCTTGCCGTTCGGGCTGAAGGCGACCGCGTTGATCGGTCCGGTGTGTTCGCGGAGGACACTCTTCAACTTCCCGGTCGCGGCTTCGTAGAGCTTGACCGTCCGGTCCCACCCGCCGGCCGCGACGACCTTCCCGTCCGGCGACACGTCGACCGCCCGGATTCCGTCCTCCTGGGGTAGCCACACTCGCGGCTTGCCGGTCACGATGTCCCAGAGGGCGATCGTGCCGAATTTCTTTTCGTCGCCGCCGCCCGTTACCAGTGTGGTGCCGTCCGGCGTAAACGCGACCGCCCACCCGGACCCGATCGGCTTGCCGCCGCTCGTGGCCGGCGGGTCGTTCGGGGAGGCCGGTAGTGGGGTTTCGCGTGGCTTCTCCGGAACGGCGTCCGCGGTCGGGTCGACAACCGGCTGGCGGGCCGACAGCCGCACGACCCCGCCGCTCACGAGGCAGACGGCCAGGACCAGGAGAGCGGTTCGGATTTTTTGCACGAACATGGCGCGCAACCCCTCTTTCGCCAGTTGAACGACCGGGGCCGCGATGTCGAATTCGTGCCCGTGGGCGAATCGGGCAGCCGCGGCCGCGATGGCGGCCGGGTCAGCCATCGACCGGCCGGCCGCCACCACGCACAGCCCCAGGGCGAGTGTGACGCCGCGACTGGCGAGCCGCGAACGCAACAACTCGCGGCCGCGGTCGAGCCTCCGGCGGAACGTCCCCTTGGACCACCCGAGCCGCGCGGCGGCCTCGTCTTGCGTGAGTTCTTCGAGGTAGCACAGGACGACCGGCCCGCGAAACCGGTCGGAGAGGCGGTGAATCTCTTCGTCCAGTACGGCCGCCAGTTCGCGCACGGCGGCCGCGTGCGGCGTGGGGTCGGGCAATGGGGTGGGTGGCGTGGGTGTGACGGGCCGACGAGCCAGTTTGCGCCGCTGCCGACCGGCCACCCGCCACGTCACCCCGTAGAGCCAGCTCGCGACCGACTCGCGGCGCCCGATCGTGGCCGCCTTGCGCGCCAGAATGAGAAATACGGCCTGGCAGACGTCTTCGGCGAGGTGGGCGTCGTGGAGCGCGCGGCGGGCCAGCCCGAAAACCAACGGGCCGTGCCGGCGGACGAGAGCCTCGAACGCTTGCTGGTCGTGGTCGTCTGCGAAGCGGGCAAGCAGGGCGTGGTCCGCGGCGTCATCGTCCGACGCGCCGGCCGACCGGCGGACTTGACCCAGCACGGCGTTCATGGCAGTTCGGCCCATGCGCACCCCCACTTCGATACCGCAACCCGTCACTCACATAGTGACATTGGGTCGCGGAGAGTGCGCAAAATTTTTGAGACTTCTTGCGGAAGGCGACGGCAGACTCGATGTCTGGGATTGGGTCTACTGCATCAGGTGGCGGTCCCGGCCTCGATCAAAGTCTTCAGGTCGTACCGGAGCAAGTCACCGACGCCGTCGACGGTGACGTCCGCGGGGGGATAGGTCACCAGCACTACGGGGTCGTGGGCGTAGTGGCCCTGGCGCGGGAAGACGGTGGTCAGCCGGTTGCCCCAGATCTTCTTCACCGCGGTCAGGATGCGCAGCTTGTCGTCCACCAGAACGTAGTGGGCCGCCGGATACCGCTTCGCCACGTCGTCCAGGTCTTGTTCCTTGTGGATGTAAATGAGGGCGTTGCCGTCGAGGGCTTTAAACAACCCGGAACGCTCGATCTTGCGCGGCTGGAACACCACGTCGCCGTCGGACAGGATGGTGGTCTTTCCCCACCCGCGGAATCGCGCGATCACGTCCAGCGCGCCGGGGAACAGCCGGTCCGCGAACGGGTACGCCAGCAAATAGTAACTGACTTCCAGGAAGTGCGGGTCGTGAGGGTTCTCGACCCGATACCGCTGCAGCGCACCGAGGTAGTCCGCGTAGCCGAGTTCATCGCGCAAGTTTTCAAAGATCGCCCAATACCGCTCCTGGCGCTCGGCCCCGAACACCTGCGTCATGTGAGCCCGCAGGTCGGCGACGACGCGGTCGTTGTCGAGAAGCGTGTTGTCGACGTCGAGCAGGAAGACCACGGGGGCTGGTTGGGTCACGGGGACGCCTCCTGAGCGGCGGGGTCGTGCCAGCCGCCTTCGGGCGCCAGTCGCTCGACGGCTTCGGCCGGCCCCCAGGTGTTCGGCTCGTACTCGTGCAACGGTGTCACATTCTCCAGCACCGGGTCGACGACCCGCCAGGCGGCCTCGACGGAGTCCGCGCGGGCGAAGAGGCCGCCGTCGCCGTTGGCGGCGTCACCGAGGAGCCGCTCGTAAGGTTGCATCTCGTCGGGTTGCTGGTGGTGGGCGATCAGTTCGGTCGGCTCCCCCACCATGCACTCGCCCGGCTTCTTCACCTTGGCGCCCATCGCCACCACGACCTCGGGGCTGAACCGGAAGCGGTGGTAAGTGGCCAAGCCCAGGTCGCGGTCGTCCAGCACGGGCCGCTCCGGCCGCCGGTATCGGACCACCGCCTCCGTCGCCGTGACCGGCAGGCACTTCCCCGCGCGGACGAAGAACGGCACTCCGGACCACCGGTCGTTGTCGATGGTAAAGCGGAGGGCCGCGAACGTCTCGACTTCCGAGTTCGGGGCCACGCCCGGTTCACTCCGGTAACCGCGGAACTGACCGCGAATGACGTCGTTCGGGGTGAGCGTCCGGACCGCCTGGAGCAACCGCCCGCGCTCGTCGCGGTGGGCCTCGTGGCTCTGGCCGGACGGGCATTCCATCGCGAGGCACGCGATTACCTGGAGCATGTGGTTTTGCACCACGTCGCGGATCGCGCCCGCCTCCTCGTAAAACTTGCCGCGGCCGGCGACGCCGAAGTGTTCGGCCATCGTGATCTGCACGCTCTCGATGTGCTTGTGGTCCCAGCTGGCCTCGACGACCGGATTGGCGAAGCGAAAGTAGATCAGGTTCTGGACCGGTTCCTTGCCCAGGTAGTGGTCGATGCGGAAAATACTTTCTTCCGGGAAGAACCGCCGGAGCGTGGTGTTGAGTTCCTGGGCGGAGGCGAGGTTACGGCCGAAGGGCTTCTCCACGATCACACGGGCGTTCTTCACACCATCGACCTTCGCCAACCCCTCGGCGACGGTGGCGAACAGACTGGGCGGGATGGCCAGGTAATAGAGCGGCCGTTGCGCGCTTCCGAGGGCCTGGCGGATCTGGCTGAAGGTCGCCGGGTCGGCGTAGTCGCCGTCGATGTAGTTCAGCCGCGAGCAGAGTTTGTCGTAAGCCGACTGGTTCAGCCCGCCGTGTTTTTCGAGGCTGTCTTTGGCCCGGGCCTTGAGTTGGTCGAGGTTCCAGCCGGATTTGGCGACGCCGATGATCGGCATGTCGAGGTGGCCGCGGCGGACGAGCGACTGAAGTGCGGGAAAGATCTGCTTGTAAGCCAAGTCGCCGGTGGCGCCGAAAAAAACGAACGCATCAGAACGGGCGGCGGCCATCACGCTTCTCCTGTCGGGTCAGCCCTTCTCTCTTAGTCTCTGAGCGGGAAGGGTGGCCAGCCTTTTGAAACTCTCCACGATCTCGCGGCGCGGGCAGGCGCGGACCCTTCTGCTTTGTATACGCGCAAGCGGAGTCGGGGAGTGGGACCGCGCGCAGCGAGCCACGACAAGCGGCCGGCCTCGCACCGTGGCGAGACCGGCCGTTCGGTGACGTGTCAGTCAACCGGCGGGGGCGGCGGGGCTCCGCGCCCGCCCGGAGGCGGGGGGGGTGAATTCAGCCGGCCGGGGCCGTCTCTTGGCGTTGGCGGCGGAATCTCGTCGCTTACGCGGGCGAGGTGTTCGCTCACGTGCGTCCACGCCTCGGCCGCCCGGGCCAACTCGGCCGCCCGGGGAAAGTCCTTCGCCTCGTAGGCCGAGCGGGCGGCGGCATAAGCTCGGGAGGCCGCTTCCATAAACTCGCGACCCCCCGGACCCCCCGGTGTGATCGCCTCGCCGATCCGATCCTTGGCGCGTTGGAGTTCCGTCCGGGCCGGTTCCCATGCCTCGCCCGGGAACGGCCCGTCCGGCGGAAGGGGCAAGTCCGGGTCGAGGGGTAGGGCCGCCGTCACCCAGTGCTTCACCCCGCGGGCGGCGTCCTGAGCCGCGGCCGCCCGTTCGCGGAAGCCCGGGCCAACCGCGTCGGAAGCCTGGACGGCGTCACGGTAGAGCCGCTTGGCCGATTCCAGATAACGCCGGGACTCCGCCTCGGCCGGTCCTTCCCCCTTCTTCTTCCCGGCCGGGCGGGTCATCGCCGAGACCTCGGTCAGGATGTCATAGGTCTTCTTCAGGTCGTCCTTGTGCTTGCCGCCCGGCCCGTCCTTCGGACCGAATTTTCCTTTGTCCTTACCTTTGCCTTTATCTTTCGGGTCTTCTTTCCCGCCCGGCTGGGCGACCAGTTCCGGCGACGTGCCGAGGACCGTCACCGCGAGTGCCGCACTAGCCAGGCACCCGCTGGTCAGGATTTTTGCCAAGATCGACATGCATTTCCTCCTTCGGAAAGCCGGCTTCCGGGAATGCTATCGTCACTCGTATTCCGTCGGCCGGACGATTCCTCGATTTGCAACCAGGGTGCCGGACGGTGCGAATTCAAAAGGCCCGTGCGTTAACAGATTGGCAGACCTGAGTTGCGTTCAAAGAATGTCAGTGGGATGCGTCGTTGGCGACTTGTGTTCCCGGTTGGTGGCAGTCGGTGGCCGGGAGATTCCCGCCCGTCGCGGGGGGATTGTGCCCAGCATCTTCACTCGTGAAGGCCGTACTGGCGGATCTTGTCGAACAGTTGCCGGCGGCTGATCCCGAGCACGCGGGCGGCCTGCGTGCGGTTCCACTTTTCCTGCTCCAACGCCTGGGCAATGACCCGGCGCTCGGTCTCGGCCAGCGCGTCCCGCAGGACCAACGAGCCAGGCGGAAGTGGTGACGGGGAAGCGGGCCCGGGACCTGGGTCGGCCGCCAGGTCGGCGACCGCGATCACCCGCCCGCGGGCCAGGATCGCGGCCCGGGCCAGTACGTTCTGCAGCTCGCGTACGTTCCCCGGCCACGGCCGCCGTGTCAATTCGGCCACGACCTCGGGTGAAAGCGACAGGTGTGGCCAGTGGTACTTCTGGGCCAACGCCCGGACGACGTGTTCGGCAATGAGCGGGATGTCTTCCCGGCGGTCGCGTAAGGGCGGAAGTTGAACGGGGACTACGTTCAGGCGGTAGAACAGGTCCTCGCGGAATTTCCCTTCGGCAATCCGAGCGGACAGGTCGCGGTTCGTCGCGGCGACGACCCTGACGTTGGATTTCAACGTCGACTCGCCACCGACCCGCTCGAACTGGCCGGTCTGGAGGACGCGGAGAAGTTTGGCCTGGAGATCGATGTCGAGTTCCCCGATCTCGTCCAGAAACAGGGTGCCGCCGTTGGCCTGCTCGAACCGCCCCCGGCGGGCCGCGACGGCGCCCGTGAACGCTCCCTTCTCGTGGCCGAACAACTCGCTCTCCAACAGGTGCGGACTGAGGGCGGCGCTGTTCACCTTGACGAACGGGCCGGCCGATCGGGGAGAGTTTCGGTGGACGGCGGTGGCCACCAGTTCTTTTCCGGTTCCGCTTTCCCCGACTACCAGCACGGGTTCGTCCGTCACTGCCACCCGGCCGATCAGTTTGAACACGGTCAACATGGACGGGTGGCGGCCGACCAACTCGTCGTCCCCCAGGTCTTCGGCCCCCGGGTCGACGGACAGCGCCCGCACCTGCTCGGCTAACGCCCGTTGGGTGAGCGCGCGGCGGACGGCGAACAGCACTTCGTCCAGGTCGAACGGCTTGGTGATGTAGTCGAAGGCCCCGAGTCGCATGGCCTCGATGGCAGGGCCGCTGCCGCCGAACGCGGTGACGACGACCACCGGCGTTTCCTCCAACCGGTCGGCGTGTCCGCGGAGGACAGCCATGCCGTCCTGCCCGGGCATCCGGAGGTCGAGTAGCGCCAGATCGACTGCCGGGTCGCGAAGGATCTCGGCTGCCTTCAGCCCGTCGGCCGCCTCCCGCACCTCGTACCCTTCCGTTCGGAGAAGGAGAGCCAGGTTGTAGCGGATCGTGTGGTCGTCGTCGGCGACGAGAATAGTCGCCCGCGGGCGGGTACTCATGATTTGCCCCCAGAATCCATTGCCGTCGTCCCCGGGAGGATGACGCGGAAGGTCGCCCCGACGAGTACGTCCGTGACGAGTTCGATCCGGCCGCCGTGCCGGGTGACGATTTCCCGGCAGACGGCCAACCCGAGCCCGGTCCCGTCGGGCCGGGTGGTGAAGAACGGCTCGAACAACCGGTCGCGGATGTCGGCCGGCACCCCCGGCCCGCTGTCGGCGACCGTCAATTCGACGCCTTCCGCGAACGAGCGGGTCCGACAGACGAGTCGGCCGCCGACCGGCATCACCTGGAGGGCGTTGTTCACCAGATTGAGCGCGACCTGACGTAGGGCTTGGGCCGATCCGGCGACCGGTTCCAGATCGGACGCCAGATCGGCTTCGATGCGTACACCCTGGCGTTCCGCCTGGGCGCGGGAAAGTTCGAGGGTTTCGGTCACAATGGCGTTCAGGTCCACTGAAAGTCGCTCTTCGTGCCCGGCGCGGGCGAATTGGAGTAGTTGGCCGACCAAATCATTAATCCGGTCGACGGCAGTGACGACGGCGTCCAGCGAGGCGGGCGTTCGTGTCTGGTCGGGGAACCGCTGCCAGAGTTGGACAGTTGACCGGATCGCGGCAAGAGGATTCCGTACCTCGTGGGCGACACCCGCCAGCAGGCGGCCCAGGGCAGCCAAGTGTTCGGCCTTTCGCAACTCGTCGGTGAGCTTCTCCCGTCGGGTTCGTTCCCGCTGGAGCGAGCGTGCCAGGTTGGCCGTTAGACCTAACGCCAGCAGGATGCCCACGAGGGCCAGGATGGTCGAGATCCGGTAACGCACGAGTTCTCGGCGCTGCTGGTCGGGGCCGGTCAAACGAACCATGACCCAGGCGGCTATCCGCGCGGGCCGCACGTCCCCAACGGCTGCCGTCGCCACCCCGACCCGGCTGGGGCCGATGTCGCGGACCTCGATCAGCGGCGGGTCCGAGACCGCGTGGGTCAACGATTCCCGAGCTTGCTGGCGGATTGAAGGGGTTTCTTTTGGCGGCGGGTCGCGGCGGCCGGGCGGGGGCGTTTGGCCGTCCGGGTGGGCGAACCCGACGAACTGGTCGACCCGGCCGTTGACGTAGAATCCGCCTTCTAGCCCCGGGAACTTCGCGAGGGCGCGCTCCGTTTCGGCCGCGAGGTTGCGATGGAGCGGGGCCGGCAAAGTTCGGTCAACGGTCGCGTCGTCGGGAATCTCGTCCAGAAACGGGCGTGCAGCCGCCGCCAGTTCGATCGCGGCCGTCCGAAGGTTGTCGCGGGCTTCCAGCTCCTTTTGGGGCAGCAGAAACGCGGCGACGCTGTTCAGCAACAGCACGACGAGAGAGCCGGCGAGCAGTAGCACGACCAAAATCAACTGCCAATGCGCGGCGAGCCGACGACCCATGCACTCGACCCTTCCCCGTCAATACGGAACGAACCGCAGCCAGGCGACGCCAACGAGCAACGTCACGAGGGTGACCGGCACGCCGACCCGGCAATAATCCATGAGGGAAATCGATATCCCTTCGCGCCGGGCGTTCTCGACGACGATCAGGTTGGCGACCGACCCCAGGACCGTCAGGTTCCCCGCCAGCGTACTCGACATCGCCAGGGCCAGCCACGCGCTCTCTTGCACTTCCGGCGGGAGCCCCGGGACCACCGAGCGGAACAACAGCACGGCCGGCACGTTTGACACCACGTTCGACAGGACCGCCGATACCACACTGAGGAGGTCGATCGGGTGAGCCCGGAGCGGACCCCACTCGGCCAGCCCCCATTGCTCGACAACGTGCTTGTCGAACGCCTGAACCACGACGAACAGGCCCGAGAACATGAGCAGCAAAGACCAGTCGATCTGCCCGTAAACCTTCTTCGGCTGCACCCGGTCGAGCAGCAGGAATGAGGCCGCCCCCAGCGCGACGAGGTGCATGGGGAGCCCGGCGAAAAACAGCCCGACGGCGATCACGGTGACCAGGCCACTCTTGACGAGGAGCCGGACATGGCGGTGGCCGCCCGGCGGCGTCGGCAGGTCCGCGGCGCCGTCGGTCTTCGGGGTGTTGCCACTGTCCGGGCGAAGGGCCGACCGGAAGATGAGGGCGACGAGAACGTAAGCGATCACCAGCCCCACGAGCGCGATCGGGGCGAGTTTGGCCGCGAACCGCAGGTAGCCGATGTGCGACAGGTGGCCGATGATCACGTTCTGGGGGTTGCCGGTCGGGGTCGCCGTCGACCCAATGTTGGACGCGAGGGCGAGGCCGATCAGGTGTGGCTTGGGGTCGAACCGCAGGTGCCGTGCGAGCTGGACGACGAGCGGTGTCAGGGCCAGGCAGACGATGTCGTTGACCAGAACGGCGGACAACAGCCCCGAGAGCGCGATGGTGGCCGCGAGCAGGCCGTGCGGTGTTGAGACCCGGTCGAGCGTGTGGACGGCCAGTCGCTCGAAGAAGCCGGCCCGCCGCAGGTAGGCGATCACGATCATCATTCCCAACAGCAACGCGATCGTCTCGAAGTCGATCGCCCGGACGGCTTCGTCGAACGTCAGGGCGCCCGCGACCACCATGCCCGTGGCCCCGACCAGGGCGAGCCCGGCCCGGTCGGTCCGCAACCCGGGTAGCCGCCCGATGGCGATGCCGGTGTAGGTCACGACGAAAATGACTAACGTCAACCAATAGATGGCGTTCTCGCCCATTTTGCAGCCTATCCTTTTAGCAGAAGTTGGTCCGATCGACCGGGGGCCAGACGCCCGGCACGGCGGTGTATCGACCCGTCGGGTCGACGGCGAACTCGATCGTTTGTTGGCCCACCTCGCCCGAAATATCCCGGGCCTGGGCAGCAACTGTGTGGGTGCCCTTCGTCCACTCCCCACCCGCGACATCGCCGCCCCACTCGTCGCGGACGAGCCAGTCGAGCCGGACCCACGGACCGTCGTCGATCCGCGCCTCGACCACTACCAGCGGGCGGGTCGACCAGACCCGTGTCCCGATTCGGACGCGACCGCGGACCACATGCGCGGGTCCGGTAGCCAGCATACGCGACCGCGGGTGGGTCACAAGCACGAGCGGTCCGGCGTCCGCGATCGACCGGTACGTCATGGCGAATTCGTCCCCGCGAAAGTGGGCCAATAAGAAGCCCGGCGGTCCGCCTTCCGGGTCGCCGATCGAGCGGACGGCCACGACCGCATTCCGCCCGTCGTTCGCGACCTGCCAGTAGTGCGTATGGCCGCAGACGATCGTGTGGATACGCCGCGTCTGAACGATTTCCCGCCACGCCTCTATGCCGGGCCCCGTGTAGTCTTCCCAAATCTGATACGGATAATTGTGCTGAAAAACCACGACCCGCTCACCCGCGCCGATGGCGGCGGCCACTTCGGCGCGGAACCAGTCGACTTGCCCCGGCGACAGGCCGGCGGGCTTCGCCTCCTGGGTGTCGAGTCGGACGAAGCGGAAGCCGCGGAACACGTGCGAGCCGTAAGGGTGGCCGACGTGCGTGCGATGGCCGAGCTTGTCCGGGTCGTCGTGCCGGTCGTGGTCGCCGACCAACGCGAACCACGGCACCCGGAGGCCGTCGGTCAGGCCGCGGAACAGCCGAAACTGCTCTGCGGTCGCGTCCTGAACGTTGTCGCCGATGAACTGCACGAAATCCGGGCGGATCCATTCGTTAACCTGGTCGATCACCCACTGGCCGACCCGGTGGTTCTCCAGGTCCGGTCGCGTCAGGTGCAGGTCGCCGGGGACGACGACTGTCACGGGCAAGGTGTGGTCTTCCACGGTAGTCTCCGTTGGAATGCGTAAGTCCGATCGCTCCGGTTACTGTACGGGCTCTAGCCCAACACCGGGGGCTTCCGTAGCCCGCGTCTTGACGGCTTTTGTCGGGAGCGATTCGGGTACCAGTGTGATCACGATGAGCGTGGCCACGCCCGCGATTCCGGCCAAAAGCCAGAACATGCCGCGGTAGCCGAGGTCGCCCACGAGCAACCCGGACACGGTCGGGCCGACCGCTGATCCGAACACAAGGGCCGACCCGACCAGAACCTGGGCTTCCCCCACCCGCCGGGAGTCGGCCAGCCGGTCGGTAACCCACGCGGCGGCGACGACCGCGAACAACCCCTGGCCCAACCCGTCCAATACCTGGATCGCCAACACCTGTTCCGGCGTCTGGGCCATGGCCAACAACGCCAGGCGGAGCCCCGCGGCCGCCCAACCGGCGACGAGCAGCGGCTTCCGGCCGAAGCGGTCGGCCAGCCGACCGGCGGGAAGGACGGTCAACATCCAGACCGGCATACTCACTACGAACGCGTACGCGAGGTACTGGTCCGCGGCCTCCAGATCGCTCTTGAGGAACAGGCCCAGGTAGACGCCCGCGGGCGCGTTGGCGACGTGAAACAAAACCATCGCCCCGATGAACGCCCAGAGGGCACCGTCGATCGGTCTTTTCTTGGTGCCCCCGTTTTCGACGATTGGTTCCGGGCGAGCGCGTCCGGTGGCGGGGCGGTGTTCGTGGATCAGAAGGGCCGTTACTACGGCCAGGGTCTGGATGATCGTCAGCGGGATGAGCAGAAACGCGATACCGAATCGGCCGCTCAGGAACGCCCCACCCAGCGCGACGAGTACGATCGCCACCGGCCGCCACAGGCGGAGCGTACCCAGTGCCGCCCCCACCCGACCCGGTTCCGCCAGCCGGGTTGCTTCAGCCCCGGCCATGCTCTCGATGGTCGCCCGGCAGGCCCCGTTCTCGGCGAACAACACGACCAGGAGGCCGAGCCAGATTGGGTCGTGAACCGTCTGCAGGAGCCCGGTGGCGAGAGCCAAAAGTGCCAGGGCGACGACGAGGATGAGCTTCCGCGAGTTGAGCCGGTCGGACCAGATGCCGACCGGATACTGGACGAGGCCGGCCAGCGCCGCCAGCGTGGACACCAGGCCGATGTCCCGGTCCGACATCCCTTCCTGGCGCAAGTAGAGAGGTAGATACGGCAGGGTGAAGCCGATCCCGGACATGCCGAGAAAGTACGCGCCGTACAGCCCGATTCGATTCCGCAGGTCCATCGCTCCCGTCTCCCGTTAAGCTTCACATGAGTCACACCCCGCCCGTACCGCCCGTTCAACCGGCGTTCGATTTCGCTTCTTTCGTCTCGGGCATGAAGCCGACGAAGAGGACCGCTGCCAGGGCCGCCACCCCCGCGAACACCCCAAAGGCCGCCCCGTAGCCCAGGTATTGCGTCAGGGCGCCGGTGCAGACGGGACCGATCACCCCACCGACGGCGAGAGCGGTGGCGATCACGCCCGAGAGGGCATTGAACCCGCCTTTGCCTTTCGTCAAGTCGGCACACATTGCGACCACGGCCACCCCGTAGATGCCGGCCCCGATCCCGTCGAGTGCCTGGAGCCAGACCAGTTGTTCCGGTGTGGCGGCGACGGCGTACAACGCGATGCGGACGGGGAGAACGATGAAGCCGATCGCGAACACGGGCTTGCGGCCCCAACTATCCACGAACTTCCCGGCCAAAAGCGCGACCGGAATCATCACCGCCTGGGCCACCAGGACCACGTAGGCCACCTGACGGTCCGTTCCGCCCAGTTCCTTCACATCCTGGGCGACCAGCGGCATGACCGGGGCGTTGGCCAGGTGAAACAGCGCGGTCGCCGCGAACAGCACCACGACGCGGCGGTCGTGGAAGAGGGCGCGAATCCCGCCCGACGGTTTGTCGCCGTCGCCGGCCGCGCGGGTCTCGTCGAGTTCGTCGGTGCGGATCAAAAAGACGGACGCCGAGGAGAGAACCGAGACGGCGAGAACCGCGTAAAAAACGGAAGTCACCCCGCCGATACTGACGAGCGCCAGGGCGACGAGCGCGGCGGCGAGGTTGCCGGCGTGGTTGAACCCTTGGTTCACGCCCATCATCCGCCCCAGGCCGGCGTGGCCGACCAGTCCCAGGGCGAGCGCCCCCAAGAGCGGAAGAAAGAACGCCTGGCCGCAACCCGAGACGAAGAGCAACGGGTCGACCCACGCGGCCGTCGCCGGGACGAGCGGGAGGATTCCGTAGCAAACGCCGAGCAGCACCGAGGCGACTGCCAGAAGCAACCGGCGGGACGGAATCCGGTCGGTCACAATTCCGGCAGGCGTCTGGGCGAGAAATACCCCCAAGCCGGCCGCCGCCGTGGCCAGTCCGATGGTCAGCGGCTGCCAGTTCTGCTCCTTCAAATACGTGGTGATGAAAGGCAGCGTCACGCCCGTGACTTCCGCCAGAAAGAAGTTGGCCAGGTTGATGCCCGCCCAACTCCGCCAGGACAGGCCGGACGAGGCGGGCGTGGGGGGCACCGGTGCCGATGGTTGAAGTGTCACCTCGGTCTTTAACACGGCTTGTCTCCCGAGAATGTCGCCGATCCCGCCACAGCGTCCGTGGTCGCGGGTTGACGAATAAGCAACCGTGATACCAACTTCTAACCGGCCGGAGAAAGAATCGCTCGCGTGCGGCTACACTGTCGGAAAGACAACGAGGAGAACGGCTAACGAAGAAAAGCGGGAGTGGCCGAACAATTGGCTTTCCGTGGGGCAGCGCACGCGGTCCGACGACATGGGCACCATTCCCCCGCCTGGGCACACGGCCCCCGCCGTTTGTCGCAAAGATCAAAGCCGTCTGAGAAGACTGGCCGGAAGTACGCTCCGTCACGATAACGTGGCGATGCGGTCCGTTTCGTCGCCAGAGGCTGTCGTGTCCGAAAAGTCATTGCTCGACCCCCG is drawn from Fimbriiglobus ruber and contains these coding sequences:
- a CDS encoding sigma-70 family RNA polymerase sigma factor; amino-acid sequence: MGRTAMNAVLGQVRRSAGASDDDAADHALLARFADDHDQQAFEALVRRHGPLVFGLARRALHDAHLAEDVCQAVFLILARKAATIGRRESVASWLYGVTWRVAGRQRRKLARRPVTPTPPTPLPDPTPHAAAVRELAAVLDEEIHRLSDRFRGPVVLCYLEELTQDEAAARLGWSKGTFRRRLDRGRELLRSRLASRGVTLALGLCVVAAGRSMADPAAIAAAAARFAHGHEFDIAAPVVQLAKEGLRAMFVQKIRTALLVLAVCLVSGGVVRLSARQPVVDPTADAVPEKPRETPLPASPNDPPATSGGKPIGSGWAVAFTPDGTTLVTGGGDEKKFGTIALWDIVTGKPRVWLPQEDGIRAVDVSPDGKVVAAGGWDRTVKLYEAATGKLKSVLREHTGPINAVAFSPNGKLVATASLDRTTCLWDVDQGTRIHTLRGHADWVTAVAFAPDGKRVVTAGKDGTTRVYDTTTGAEQVVLKDGTTPLESVAVSRDGKLIATGSWDCSVRVWEVNSGRVVTTMKGHTAGVTSLAFSPDGKLLLSGAGNFNRKELGEVILWDFPAGTLRLRPDGPTNNTWAVRFAQDGRSFATGSREGTVSYWETATGLGRFVLRDDGGAPVLPPAKPADATALWADLESKDARTAAQAMRRLQTAPDVALPLFADRLRPAGQANAEDDKHIARLIVEMDADEFATRQRATAELEKMGQAAEAALRKAKTESPSIEVRSRAEALLKKLSAPTLSPDQLRATRCVEILERFGTPTAKDLLKKLAGGSPEAVITREAAASIQRLAARP
- a CDS encoding HAD family hydrolase yields the protein MTQPAPVVFLLDVDNTLLDNDRVVADLRAHMTQVFGAERQERYWAIFENLRDELGYADYLGALQRYRVENPHDPHFLEVSYYLLAYPFADRLFPGALDVIARFRGWGKTTILSDGDVVFQPRKIERSGLFKALDGNALIYIHKEQDLDDVAKRYPAAHYVLVDDKLRILTAVKKIWGNRLTTVFPRQGHYAHDPVVLVTYPPADVTVDGVGDLLRYDLKTLIEAGTAT
- the zwf gene encoding glucose-6-phosphate dehydrogenase — its product is MAAARSDAFVFFGATGDLAYKQIFPALQSLVRRGHLDMPIIGVAKSGWNLDQLKARAKDSLEKHGGLNQSAYDKLCSRLNYIDGDYADPATFSQIRQALGSAQRPLYYLAIPPSLFATVAEGLAKVDGVKNARVIVEKPFGRNLASAQELNTTLRRFFPEESIFRIDHYLGKEPVQNLIYFRFANPVVEASWDHKHIESVQITMAEHFGVAGRGKFYEEAGAIRDVVQNHMLQVIACLAMECPSGQSHEAHRDERGRLLQAVRTLTPNDVIRGQFRGYRSEPGVAPNSEVETFAALRFTIDNDRWSGVPFFVRAGKCLPVTATEAVVRYRRPERPVLDDRDLGLATYHRFRFSPEVVVAMGAKVKKPGECMVGEPTELIAHHQQPDEMQPYERLLGDAANGDGGLFARADSVEAAWRVVDPVLENVTPLHEYEPNTWGPAEAVERLAPEGGWHDPAAQEASP
- a CDS encoding sigma-54-dependent transcriptional regulator; its protein translation is MSTRPRATILVADDDHTIRYNLALLLRTEGYEVREAADGLKAAEILRDPAVDLALLDLRMPGQDGMAVLRGHADRLEETPVVVVTAFGGSGPAIEAMRLGAFDYITKPFDLDEVLFAVRRALTQRALAEQVRALSVDPGAEDLGDDELVGRHPSMLTVFKLIGRVAVTDEPVLVVGESGTGKELVATAVHRNSPRSAGPFVKVNSAALSPHLLESELFGHEKGAFTGAVAARRGRFEQANGGTLFLDEIGELDIDLQAKLLRVLQTGQFERVGGESTLKSNVRVVAATNRDLSARIAEGKFREDLFYRLNVVPVQLPPLRDRREDIPLIAEHVVRALAQKYHWPHLSLSPEVVAELTRRPWPGNVRELQNVLARAAILARGRVIAVADLAADPGPGPASPSPLPPGSLVLRDALAETERRVIAQALEQEKWNRTQAARVLGISRRQLFDKIRQYGLHE
- a CDS encoding two-component system sensor histidine kinase NtrB; the encoded protein is MGRRLAAHWQLILVVLLLAGSLVVLLLNSVAAFLLPQKELEARDNLRTAAIELAAAARPFLDEIPDDATVDRTLPAPLHRNLAAETERALAKFPGLEGGFYVNGRVDQFVGFAHPDGQTPPPGRRDPPPKETPSIRQQARESLTHAVSDPPLIEVRDIGPSRVGVATAAVGDVRPARIAAWVMVRLTGPDQQRRELVRYRISTILALVGILLALGLTANLARSLQRERTRREKLTDELRKAEHLAALGRLLAGVAHEVRNPLAAIRSTVQLWQRFPDQTRTPASLDAVVTAVDRINDLVGQLLQFARAGHEERLSVDLNAIVTETLELSRAQAERQGVRIEADLASDLEPVAGSAQALRQVALNLVNNALQVMPVGGRLVCRTRSFAEGVELTVADSGPGVPADIRDRLFEPFFTTRPDGTGLGLAVCREIVTRHGGRIELVTDVLVGATFRVILPGTTAMDSGGKS